Sequence from the Clostridium saccharobutylicum DSM 13864 genome:
TTTAGAGTGTGATTATAAGATTTAAAATGAACGCTAGGTTAGTCAATTATGACCATCGACTAATCTGACGTTTATTTTAGTTTTTGCTTTTTGTCGTATTTACAGTATAATCATTTATCGGAATTTTTGTTTTTATAAGTTAAAATAATAATAAATTGATATTAATATGGAAAAATGGTATAATATAATGTATTGAAGTTAAGGGAAAGCATTAAAATAAGATATAGCAAAATAAAAATATTATTAATAATTGCTACAATTTTATGTATTGAAATTAAGGGGGATTCTTAGAAGATGGGATATAATAAAATAAAAGGACTAGCTATAATAGCTACAATTTTATGTATTAATAGTATACCTGTAATTGCTCATGCAGATGATAATAGTGCAAAAGTTCAAACTGCACAGGTAACAAGTAAGCAACTTGCACAGCCAAGTAACTATCAAGCTTCACAGGAAAACAGTTACCAAGCTGCTAATTACGAAAGTGTACAAACTATTAAAGAAAATGATTTAAAAGGACAAGCTGAAACTAAGGGAGACGCTAAGCTTGATCTTAAATCAAATTGGTTGACTAAAGAAATAGCTAATGAATTAAATAAAGATGTAGATGATCTTACACAACAGGATTTGTTAAGCATTAAAAAACTTGATTTACATGATACAAGAATAGATGGAAGTATACCAGAAGAAATTGGATTATTAACTAATTTAGAGTATTTAAATTTAAATGATTGTAGACTATATGATGAAGTTCCAGAAGCTATGGGAAGTTTATCTAAATTAACTTATTTAGATTTAGGTAACAATAAAATTAAAGGAATACCAGATAAGATTAAACAAAAAATTGCTAGTGGAAGTTATAGCTATTGTGATATTGAAATGAATGATTTTTCACTTGATGAAGGTTGGTATTTCTTAAAAGGAAAGTGGTGCTATATTGATAGCAAAGGTGACAAACTTACTGGATCTCAAACAATAGATGGTAAGAAATATGAGTTTTCTGATGATGGGACTATAAAATTTGGTTGGGAAACTGTAGATGGTAAGCGTTATTATTATGATAAAGCAAGTGGCATGGCTAAAAGTGATTGGAAATTAATTGATGGTAAATGGTATTACTTTAATGAAGAAGGTGTAATGCAAAAAGGATTACAAAACATTAAAGGTGTAAAATACTTTTTAGATGATAATGGAACAATGGTAACAGGTTGGAAGTTAATATGGGGAAAATGGTATTCTTTTTCTAATTCAGGTGGCATGCAATATGGCTGGATAACATCAAACGGAAAAAGTTATTATTTAGATGCAACAACAGGAGCTATGGCGGCTAATGAAACAAAAACTATTGATGGTAAATCATATAGATTCGATAATGATGGTTCAATAATAAAAAATGTTTGGTTAGACACTTATACATATGTTCAACCAAATGGAGATGTAGTAAATACTTATTCAAATTACTCTCATTCAAATACAAATTATCAACTGTTTAAATATATGACTGATGAAAATAATGAAGCAAGTGTTGATAGTACAGCAGTATTATTACATGGAGGAATAACTAGTAATAACTGTGTTTATTTCACATCAGAAGCGTTAAGAAGAATTGGTGTTGGAGTTCCAA
This genomic interval carries:
- a CDS encoding leucine-rich repeat domain-containing protein codes for the protein MGYNKIKGLAIIATILCINSIPVIAHADDNSAKVQTAQVTSKQLAQPSNYQASQENSYQAANYESVQTIKENDLKGQAETKGDAKLDLKSNWLTKEIANELNKDVDDLTQQDLLSIKKLDLHDTRIDGSIPEEIGLLTNLEYLNLNDCRLYDEVPEAMGSLSKLTYLDLGNNKIKGIPDKIKQKIASGSYSYCDIEMNDFSLDEGWYFLKGKWCYIDSKGDKLTGSQTIDGKKYEFSDDGTIKFGWETVDGKRYYYDKASGMAKSDWKLIDGKWYYFNEEGVMQKGLQNIKGVKYFLDDNGTMVTGWKLIWGKWYSFSNSGGMQYGWITSNGKSYYLDATTGAMAANETKTIDGKSYRFDNDGSIIKNVWLDTYTYVQPNGDVVNTYSNYSHSNTNYQLFKYMTDENNEASVDSTAVLLHGGITSNNCVYFTSEALRRIGVGVPRSTANTYQLESQLQSIGFVASYDFSQIKPGDVVFTNGYTHVYIFMCWDTDGYAYIVDNQGSLYGGTLHRRKIVEDTEMTDRATHFFYYPN